The following proteins are encoded in a genomic region of Necator americanus strain Aroian chromosome II, whole genome shotgun sequence:
- a CDS encoding hypothetical protein (NECATOR_CHRII.G6283.T1) — translation MESGNHTNNGSSPRRLHRASNTTAQNAVSDQGARVTALGNIHLSDNAVDFLSLEPSFSISHRIDGSTFRKVTVGLHKLRDQLRIRARNESNHQQAAPMSRRALPPTKFPRNSYKEPEPARETDTKFRILLSGVLSAYNYHRRLTLNNLTREQ, via the coding sequence ATGGAGAGTGGAAATCATACCAACAATGGAAGTAGTCCACGTAGACTCCACCGAGCAAGTAACACAACAGCTCAAAATGCTGTTAGTGATCAAGGGGCAAGAGTAACGGCACTCGGCAACATTCATTTATCCGATAATGCTGTTGACTTTCTAAGCCTTGAaccatcattttcaatttcacatcgAATCGATGGGTCAACATTCCGCAAAGTCACAGTAGGCCTCCACAAGCTTCGGGACCAGCTTCGAATCAGAGCAAGGAATGAAAGTAACCATCAACAGGCTGCACCTATGAGCAGAAGAGCGTTACCCCCAACAAAATTTCCGCGCAACTCCTATAAAGAACCCGAACCAGCTCGCGAAACAGATACAAAATTTAGGATTCTGTTATCTGGGGTGTTGTCCGCTTATAACTACCATAGACGACTCACCCTTAACAATCTCACGCGCGAGCAATGA
- a CDS encoding hypothetical protein (NECATOR_CHRII.G6282.T1), whose amino-acid sequence MQLTLGGPVGMLERGLMNTWQENDDKIKSSISSLVIYTRQYSFAGTLSDKCVLPAVPHPVEQHTYCCNLKVDQQRMVPISATKKWKFSQGRKNVNDAYSPLDFKINLFNI is encoded by the exons atgcaacttacattggggggaccggtaggaatgttgGAGAGAGGATTAATGAATACatggcaggaaaacgacgaCAAG atcaaatcatctatatcgtcgctggtgatctacacgcggCAATattcattcgctggtacactgagtgacaagtgcgtgctaccagccgtgccacatccggtggagcaacac ACGTATTGCTGTAACTTGAAAGTGGATCAGCAGCGAATG gtcccgatatctgcaactaaaaaatggaagttttctcaaggaagaaaaaacgtcaatgatgcatattcaccacttgatttcaaaataaatttgtttaatatttga